One Nematostella vectensis chromosome 10, jaNemVect1.1, whole genome shotgun sequence genomic window carries:
- the LOC116618161 gene encoding uncharacterized protein LOC116618161: MEVHPLENAKHQSLYRETSSNGESSLLYSTLDSRNTDWSIMGSHSCQSDPGVYVKYQVVGPMRAGKTSHMALAVENDMTSSTVTIGNTNHPSRGFTMNEPDDYFGPAILSTMICCPVLGVVAVTFSIKVILSCKRRDYERATTFSKCAKIWTLAAIVAGFITIIFCVVYLKLLK; this comes from the exons ATGGAAGTTCACCCGCTGGAAAACGCAAAACACCA ATCCCTTTATCGGGAAACAAGCTCCAATG GAGAGTCTTCGTTGCTGTACAGTACTCTCGACTCTCGGAACACGGATTGGAGCATCATGGGATCGCATAGCTGTCAATCAGACCCAGGAGTGTACGTCAAATACCAGGTGGTTGGACCAATGAGAGCTGGCAAAACAAGCCACATGGCCCTGGCTGTCGAGAACGATATGACCTCATCGACAGTAACTATTGGTAACACG AATCACCCGAGCCGTGGGTTCACCATGAATGAGCCGGATGATTACTTCGGTCCCGCCATCTTGTCCACCATGATCTGCTGCCCTGTGTTAGGCGTGGTGGCGGTCACATTCAGCATCAAG GTGATCCTCAGCTGCAAAAGACGGGATTACGAGAGGGCGACAACTTTCTCCAAGTGCGCCAAGATCTGGACCCTCGCCGCTATCGTAGCTGGCTTTATTACCATCATCTTCTGTGTGGTTTATCTCAAGCTACTCAAATGA
- the LOC5512195 gene encoding cubilin — protein MSNELRLPFCGLIAFLLVACTKGADVCNNDTVATNQITLNIGELGKVIRSPGEGIPQHYRATCGWQVTGPAHSVIYIRVFQFKWSVYTSGDDCDKENFKVFDGSDTSAPLIVNYCKNKLPPKSVISLYSTGPSLRVQLKTSENPVNTSFIFIVEALKADVCKNNDIRNLPEASRTLANFSSPYFSQLKNYPRNSHCSWKLTAPAGNLIKLTFKEVKVRCDSGVNVYDDAIGSDENMVVSLCRYNSLEQRTFYSTGQTLFVTFKSSDSFDTDEGFLAFYQAISPGVSCSSSNSEDSNKNIILASKSGTITSPGFPSSIPNSPLECIWKVSAPAGQVIRFDMDSVDIDYLKTCPTKLQVVTGGYGNLYDLEELRCQKVPSFVTSSDGRNAWVRYEQDADVTKEPRPAGFSVSYTSLPLTKSGSCGNDSTIELQGEGASFRSPNYPERSPSNMRCRWKIIAPDGMIIQLRFRSSWKSKCNNEWFKIYDGDSTSSPELKKVCYIGRLKLYSTSNKMLVEQLTREDTKVHGFVATFTAVRAAPKSYACPSIPKPGEMKGKIASPEWPLPYPNLSHCRISIEVPFGHQVKLTFTAFSLEDSQGCKKDSVRVEGRDKNFYWTTLGFLCGNRTTPFSLKSTDNEMIVWFSSDLTGRSAGFEAEYEAVRDTSFGNCTEQGKDNIIPVTSTEAGSISSPRFPLPFPTNMRCTWVIRAPPGKHLRLAFSDFELGFCKDNSVVIRDGDSNGRLLGEFCSRDQPPVFFSTSRDLWVNFQSSPGSNPFRGFKAHYEVVSKLPLTASCNDAQRVTKIKGETGTLASYEYPLHYQNNVECVWILTSGSSKVIKLTFDTFDLESSASCTADYVEVRDGNFVGDVIGRYCGQGGPGTVTSSESSMYIKFHSNGNVTATGFMATYTSAWSTRTIVLIAVFSCAGVIGLIAVLVACLKYKPCSSTDSDETGADVPLNDKE, from the exons ATGTCTAACGAGCTACGCCTGCCATTCTGCG GTCTCATTGCCTTTTTACTTGTTGCTTGTACTAAAG GTGCTGATGTTTGTAACAATGACACTGTGGCGACAAACCAAATAACACTGAACATTGGAGAGTTGGGCAAAGTTATTAGAAGCCCTGGAGAAGGGATTCCGCAGCACTATCGTGCAACGTGTGGTTGGCAAGTTACAGGCCCTGCGCACTCAGTCATATATATACGAGTGTTCCAATTCAAATGGTCTGTGTACACAAGTGGGGATGATTGtgataaagaaaattttaaaGTATTTGACGGATCTGATACCAGTGCACCTCTCATTGTTAATTACTGCAAAAATAAGCTACCTCCAAAATCTGTAATTTCTTTGTATTCCACTGGCCCAAGCCTACGAGTCCAGCTAAAGACTTCTGAAAATCCTGTCAATACgtcatttattttcattgttgaGGCTCTCAAGGCTGATG tctgcaaaaataatgatattcGGAACCTACCAGAAGCCAGTAGAACTCTTGCCAACTTTTCCAGTCCTTACTTCTCTCAGCTTAAAAACTACCCTCGCAACTCACACTGCAGCTGGAAATTAACAGCACCAGCAGGGAATCTGATCAAATTGACATTCAAGGAGGTCAAGGTTCGCTGCGACAGTGGTGTCAATGTCTACGATGATGCTATTGGGTCGGATGAGAACATGGTAGTGTCCCTCTGTCGCTATAATAGCCTGGAGCAGCGCACATTCTACTCCACAGGTCAAACCCTGTTTGTCACTTTCAAGAGTAGCGATAGCTTTGACACTGATGAGGGGTTCTTAGCATTCTATCAAGCGATCAGTCCAG GCGTATCTTGTTCATCAAGTAACTCTGAAGACTCTAATAAGAACATAATCCTTGCTTCAAAAAGTGGAACCATCACATCTCCTGGCTTCCCCTCATCTATCCCTAATAGCCCTCTTGAGTGCATTTGGAAGGTGTCTGCCCCAGCTGGTCAGGTGATCCGCTTTGATATGGATTCTGTTGATATTGACTATTTAAAAACATGTCCAACAAAACTACAAGTGGTTACCGGGGGTTATGGGAATCTCTATGACTTGGAAGAGCTAAGGTGTCAGAAAGTGCCATCATTTGTGACTTCGTCAGATGGGAGGAATGCATGGGTCCGGTACGAGCAGGATGCAGATGTGACCAAAGAGCCGCGACCAGCAGGATTCAGTGTGAGCTACACGTCATTGCCTCTCA CTAAGTCTGGCAGCTGTGGAAATGACAGCACAATTGAGCTCCAAGGAGAGGGTGCATCATTTCGTAGTCCCAACTATCCTGAAAGAAGCCCTTCTAACATGAGATGTCGCTGGAAGATCATTGCACCAGATGGCATGATTATCCAGTTGAGGTTTCGCTCATCCTGGAAGTCCAAATGCAACAACGAATGGTTTAAAATCTATGATGGCGACTCTACCTCTAGCCCTGAGCTTAAAAAGGTCTGCTATATAGGACGGCTGAAACTCTACTCTACAAGTAATAAAATGTTAGTAGAACAACTTACTCGTGAGGACACCAAGGTCCATGGCTTTGTTGCTACCTTCACTGCAGTCAGAGCAGCACCAAAGTCATATGCCTGTCCTAGCATTCCGAAGCCAGGAGAGATGAAGGGTAAGATAGCAAGCCCAGAGTGGCCCCTCCCATACCCCAATCTTAGTCACTGTCGGATAAGTATAGAGGTTCCATTTGGCCATCAAGTAAAGCTGACCTTCACTGCATTTAGTCTTGAGGACAGTCAAGGATGCAAAAAGGATTCTGTTAGG GTAGAAGGGCGGGATAAAAACTTCTACTGGACCACGCTTGGTTTCCTATGCGGAAATCGTACCACTCCTTTCTCTCTCAAGTCAACCGATAATGAGATGATAGTCTGGTTTTCGTCTGACCTGACGGGACGGTCTGCAGGCTTTGAGGCTGAATATGAAGCAGTGCGTGATA CCTCATTTGGTAACTGCACTGAACAGGGAAAGGACAACATTATCCCAGTCACCTCCACTGAGGCAGGATCTATTAGCTCCCCTCGCTTCCCTTTGCCCTTCCCCACCAACATGAGGTGTACATGGGTGATCAGAGCCCCACCCGGAAAACACCTGCGACTCGCATTCAGTGACTTTGAACTTGGATTCTGCAAAGATAACAGT GTGGTGATCCGTGACGGGGACTCGAATGGAAGGCTGTTGGGGGAATTCTGCAGTAGAGACCAACCTCCGGTCTTCTTCTCCACTTCTCGTGATCTTTGGGTCAACTTCCAGTCGAGTCCTGGATCCAACCCTTTCAGAGGCTTTAAGGCACATTACGAAGTAGTATCTAAAT TACCTTTGACTGCATCGTGTAACGACGCACAACGTGTTACCAAGATTAAGGGCGAGACGGGCACGTTAGCCAGTTACGAGTACCCTCTGCATTACCAGAACAACGTTGAGTGTGTTTGGATCTTAACCTCTGGAAGCAGCAAGGTTATCAA GTTGACATTTGACACGTTTGACCTGGAGTCGAGCGCTAGCTGTACCGCTGATTATGTTGAAGTTCGTGATGGCAACTTTGttggtgacgtcatcggtAGATACTGCGGCCAGGGGGGGCCTGGGACCGTGACATCCAGTGAATCCTCCATGTACATCAAGTTCCATAGCAACGGCAACGTCACGGCGACGGGTTTCATGGCTACATACACCAGCGCTT ggtCCACCCGAACAATTGTATTGATTGCTGTATTCAGCTGTGCGGGAGTAATTGGCTTAATAGCCGTGCTTGTTGCGTGTTTGAAATACAAGCCGTGCTCATCTACTGATTCAGACGAGACTGGTGCAGATGTTCCTCTCAACGACAAGGAGTGA